A window from Electrophorus electricus isolate fEleEle1 chromosome 7, fEleEle1.pri, whole genome shotgun sequence encodes these proteins:
- the slc6a1l gene encoding LOW QUALITY PROTEIN: sodium- and chloride-dependent GABA transporter 1 (The sequence of the model RefSeq protein was modified relative to this genomic sequence to represent the inferred CDS: inserted 1 base in 1 codon; deleted 3 bases in 2 codons; substituted 1 base at 1 genomic stop codon): MDLNSPSEVKQIVPFEGLNNSLTVHAEEKGQELSDRGNWKGKFDFLLSCIGYATYLGHIWRLPYLCGKSGNVLIGVLLETALGQYTSVRGLGVWKPIPMMKGVGRAAAILSFWFNIYYIIIIAWALCYLFSSFRPKLPQQSCNKPRNTDRYFYIYSLTDTTNLNSVVMEFWERNMHQLTGGLEEAVGWXLLPWILFYLTIWKGVEWSGKVVYFSATYPYFMLFILLFALPGARDGILCYTTPDFNKLFKIXGRVWLDAATQIFFSYGLGLGSVCALGSFNAFNNNVNRDAITVCCINSVFTTMFAGIVIFSIVGFMSHTTTKKKIKKSIQELAASGPGLVCLVYPQAATQIPLSFLWAILFFPMILMLGLDSQFCAVKGLVTALIDEHPTLLRKRKKEFILVICIIAFIILLSHFTQRFYNNVDEMIGYRARCWWKPCCLYFTLLICLGVFTFKAIDVTPLTPGSYVYPEWGQGVGWIMLLSSMVLIPGYFVYGFFSTKGNIRQHWHIMTTPSEVIQPGRNKDKDSV, translated from the exons ATGGACCTGAACTCACCCTCAGAGGTCAAGCAGATTGTACCATTCGAGGGGCTGAACAACAGCCTGACTGTTCATGCTGAAGAGAAGGGGCAAGAGCTTTCTGATCGGGGAAACTGGAAGGGCAAGTTCGACTTTCTGCTGTCCTGCATCGGATACGCCACTTACCTGGGACATATCTGGAGGTTACCCTATCTGTGTGGGAAGAGTGGTAATG TGCTTATTGGGGTGCTGCTGGAAACTGCCTTGGGACAGTACACCTCAGTAAGAGGCTTAGGGGTATGGAAACCTATACCAATGATGAAAG gTGTGGGTCGGGCTGCTGCGATTTTGTCCTTCTGGTTCAACATTtattacatcatcatcattgccTGGGCACTCTGTTACCTGTTTAGCTCCTTCAGACCA AAGCTGCCACAGCAAAGCTGCAACAAACCTAGGAATACTGATagatatttttacatatatagcCTGACAGACACCACTAACCTGAACAGCGTTGTCATGGAGTTCTGGGA GAGGAACATGCACCAGTTGACCGGCGGTCTGGAGGAGGCTGTTGGCT GACTCTTGCCCTGGATCCTGTTCTACCTCACTATCTGGAAaggtgtggagtggagtggaaaG GTGGTGTATTTCTCTGCCACTTATCCATATTTCATGCTCTTCATCCTGCTCTTCGCTCTCCCCGGGGCTAGGGATGGCATCCTCTGCTATACCACTCCTGACTTCAACAAGCTTTTCAAAATCTAAGGTAGA GTGTGGCTGGACGCTGCTACTCAGATCTTCTTCTCTTATGGTCTGGGTTTGGGTTCTGTCTGTGCTCTGGGGAGCTTCAATGCCTTCAATAACAATGTCAACA GGGATGCCATCACGGTGTGCTGCATAAACTCAGTA TTCACCACTATGTTTGCTGGCATTGTCATTTTCTCCATTGTAGGATTCATgtcccacaccaccaccaaaaaaaaaataaaaaaatctattcaGGAACTAGCTGCCTC GGGTCCGGGACTGGTATGTCTGGTGTACCCTCAGGCGGCCACTCAGATTCCCCTGTCCTTCCTCTGGGCCATTTTATTCTTCCCCATGATTTTGATGCTAGGACTGGATAGCCAG TTCTGTGCTGTGAAAGGTTTGGTCACAGCTCTGATAGATGAGCACCCCACCCTCcta aggaagagaaagaaggaattCATCCTTGTCATCTGCATTATAGCCTTCATCATTCTCTTGTCCCATTTCACACAG AGGTTCTATAACAATGTTGATGAGATGATCGGCTATCGAGCCCGTTGCTGGTGGAAGCCCTGCTGCCTTTATTTCACCCTACTAATCTGCCTG GGAGTCTTCACTTTCAAAGCTATCGATGTGACCCCACTGACCCCGGGCAGCTATGTGTACCCAGAGTGGGGGCAGGGTGTCGGCTGGATTATGCTGCTCTCCTCCATGGTGCTCATTCCTGGGTACTTCGTCTACGGGTTCTTCAGCACTAAGGGCAACATTCGCCA ACACTGGCATATAATGACCACGCCCTCCGAGGTGATCCAGCCTGGAAGGAACAAAGACAAAGATTCTGTCTGA